A region from the Halomarina litorea genome encodes:
- a CDS encoding DUF460 domain-containing protein, producing MSTRTSALDAVVFGVDVQSGDVRGDAPQYAVVAFDARGVRGTPRANQNAAQSGDEEHLDRDVVSLRKLRRLIDREKPSMVATDNMYELAADKDALVHLLRSLPAETKLVQVTGAERPEPLSRVASRHGVPYGKKPMEEAEAAARLAAANVGYEVTAFTDTTTVKVSRGRSTGKGGWSEDRYTRRIHGHVQNKARDVERTLDEAGLEYEVDRVEKYGGLSRAVFTVKARPEDIPVKAARSGDVRVEIERERRDGIEFEPLAKRRDHVIVGIDPGTTTAVAIVGLGGEVLDVLSTRTADTAAVIEWIIERGRPLMVAADVTPMPETVEKIRRSFDAAAWTPDRDLLVDSKQHRTREVGYDNDHERDAMAAALFAFDAHEDQFDRIARKIPAQLDRGEVTARVLTGEESVESVIADLTETEEREEESTEHTPRELTAEEKRIKRLEARNDRLESHVEDLKETIGRKDDRIAEYEDELSEARREERREARERREVTRLERETERLKRELAEERDRVESLEGKLERLKTLWKLDHSNFADVAEERAGLVPVKVVEQFTKGAIEDAHERFGLASGDVVFLRDASGAGRSTAELLAERDPRVVLRQGGLSDVADEVLFDHGVPVAPAEDVTIQEIDELAIARESEVAAAIEDWEARAEQRRKDRKGEMVDRLISEHRAGMNESSEGTGD from the coding sequence GTGAGTACTCGCACGAGTGCCCTCGACGCGGTCGTGTTCGGGGTGGACGTGCAGAGCGGTGACGTCCGCGGGGACGCCCCCCAGTACGCCGTCGTCGCCTTCGACGCTCGCGGGGTCCGGGGGACCCCACGAGCCAACCAGAACGCGGCGCAGTCCGGTGACGAGGAACACCTCGACCGCGACGTCGTCTCCCTTCGCAAACTCCGGCGCCTCATCGACCGCGAGAAGCCGTCGATGGTGGCGACGGACAACATGTACGAACTCGCGGCCGACAAGGACGCCCTCGTCCACCTCCTGCGCTCGCTGCCCGCCGAGACGAAACTGGTGCAGGTGACGGGCGCGGAGCGGCCCGAACCCCTCTCGCGGGTCGCCTCCCGCCACGGCGTTCCGTACGGGAAGAAACCGATGGAGGAGGCGGAGGCCGCCGCCCGCCTCGCGGCCGCGAACGTCGGCTACGAGGTGACCGCGTTCACCGACACGACCACCGTGAAGGTCTCCCGCGGTCGCTCGACCGGCAAGGGCGGGTGGAGCGAGGACCGCTACACGCGGCGCATCCACGGCCACGTCCAGAACAAGGCCCGCGACGTCGAACGGACCCTCGACGAGGCGGGCTTGGAGTACGAGGTCGACCGTGTCGAGAAGTACGGCGGCCTCTCGCGGGCCGTCTTCACGGTGAAAGCCCGCCCGGAGGACATCCCGGTGAAGGCGGCGCGGTCGGGCGACGTGCGCGTCGAAATCGAACGCGAACGGCGCGACGGCATCGAGTTCGAACCGCTGGCCAAGCGCCGCGACCACGTCATCGTCGGCATCGACCCGGGGACGACCACCGCCGTCGCCATCGTCGGCCTCGGGGGGGAGGTGCTGGACGTCCTCTCGACGCGCACCGCCGACACCGCGGCCGTCATCGAGTGGATCATCGAACGCGGCCGGCCGCTGATGGTCGCGGCGGACGTGACGCCGATGCCCGAGACGGTCGAGAAGATCCGCCGGAGCTTCGACGCCGCCGCGTGGACGCCCGACCGGGACCTGCTGGTGGACTCGAAACAGCACCGCACGCGGGAGGTGGGCTACGACAACGACCACGAACGCGACGCGATGGCCGCCGCGCTGTTCGCCTTCGACGCCCACGAGGACCAGTTCGACCGCATCGCCCGGAAGATTCCGGCGCAACTCGACCGGGGGGAGGTGACCGCGCGCGTCCTCACGGGCGAGGAGTCCGTCGAGTCCGTCATCGCCGACCTGACGGAGACGGAAGAGCGCGAGGAGGAATCGACCGAACACACGCCCCGCGAACTCACCGCCGAGGAGAAGCGCATCAAGCGACTGGAGGCGCGCAACGACCGCCTCGAATCGCACGTCGAGGACCTGAAGGAGACCATCGGACGGAAGGACGACCGCATCGCGGAGTACGAGGACGAACTGAGCGAGGCCCGCCGCGAGGAGCGCCGGGAGGCCAGAGAGCGCCGGGAGGTAACCCGCCTCGAACGCGAGACCGAACGGTTGAAGCGAGAACTCGCCGAGGAGCGCGACCGCGTCGAGTCGTTGGAGGGGAAACTCGAGCGCCTGAAGACCCTCTGGAAGCTCGACCACTCGAACTTCGCGGACGTCGCCGAGGAGCGCGCCGGGCTGGTCCCGGTGAAGGTCGTCGAGCAGTTCACGAAGGGGGCCATCGAGGACGCCCACGAGCGCTTCGGCCTCGCGTCGGGCGACGTGGTCTTCCTCCGGGACGCCTCGGGTGCCGGGCGCTCGACGGCGGAACTCCTCGCGGAGCGCGACCCCCGCGTCGTCCTCCGGCAGGGCGGCCTCTCGGACGTCGCCGACGAGGTGCTGTTCGACCACGGTGTCCCCGTCGCGCCCGCCGAGGACGTGACCATCCAGGAGATAGACGAACTCGCCATCGCCCGCGAGAGCGAGGTGGCGGCCGCCATCGAGGACTGGGAGGCTCGCGCCGAACAGCGCCGGAAAGACCGGAAGGGCGAGATGGTCGACCGCCTCATCAGCGAACACCGCGCCGGGATGAACGAGTCGAGCGAGGGGACGGGCGACTGA
- a CDS encoding SHOCT domain-containing protein, whose translation MLVLGLGFVALFSGFEYFFLVWILGFTVVVPIVAMLFEDEEREAEKRDAFFEEIYRGAERLASGIRALETGTAEPVRSDRRDRRSDPDPVPRADALATLRDRYARGELTDEQFERKLDRLLETDTPENAADWRREERERRREREHEFER comes from the coding sequence ATGCTCGTCCTCGGCCTCGGCTTCGTCGCCCTGTTCAGCGGGTTCGAGTACTTCTTCCTCGTCTGGATACTGGGGTTCACGGTCGTCGTCCCCATCGTCGCCATGCTGTTCGAGGACGAGGAGCGCGAGGCCGAGAAACGCGACGCGTTCTTCGAGGAGATCTACCGCGGAGCCGAGCGACTGGCCAGCGGCATCAGGGCACTGGAGACGGGGACGGCAGAACCGGTCCGGAGCGACCGACGCGACCGGCGGAGCGACCCCGACCCGGTCCCCCGTGCGGACGCGCTGGCGACCCTGCGCGACCGCTACGCGCGCGGCGAGTTGACCGACGAGCAGTTCGAGCGAAAGCTCGACCGGTTGCTAGAGACGGACACGCCGGAGAACGCCGCCGACTGGCGGCGCGAGGAACGGGAGCGCAGGCGGGAACGAGAACACGAGTTCGAGCGCTGA
- the eif1A gene encoding translation initiation factor eIF-1A, whose product MSDSDSRNDLRMPDDDEVFAVVTDMLGANRIKVRCMDGTERTARIPGRMQKRIWIREDDVVLVDPWDWQDEKADVTWRYEKQEADQLRREGHIQ is encoded by the coding sequence ATGAGCGACAGCGACAGCAGGAACGACCTGCGTATGCCCGACGACGACGAGGTGTTCGCCGTCGTGACCGACATGCTCGGGGCCAACCGCATCAAGGTGCGGTGCATGGACGGGACCGAGCGCACGGCCCGCATCCCGGGTCGCATGCAAAAGCGCATCTGGATCCGCGAGGACGACGTGGTGCTGGTGGACCCGTGGGACTGGCAGGACGAGAAGGCTGACGTCACGTGGCGCTACGAGAAACAGGAGGCCGACCAGTTGCGCCGGGAGGGACACATCCAGTGA
- a CDS encoding DUF4382 domain-containing protein: MRTGVAVLVAVLVVLAGCAGQPTGSMDGSPDGTMTEAGDGTTGDGTVRMYVSDERNAIGQFEHLNVTITEVRLRPAGEATADGNVSGEANVTGELDANASATNATVTNATAANATANATVNASADADGEWRTYAVEERTVDLTELQGENATRLGNLTVPTGQYEGVAVRISDIEATLKTGERVTVKLPSDRLRVRHEFTVGATATDFVFDITVFEAGKSGKYVLKPVAGESGTDQPIRLVNDGTTRGGNASVGAGANASVGTNANATVGTNASTGVSVNATGETASTVGNTTAGGGVNATVGARANG; this comes from the coding sequence ATGAGAACAGGAGTGGCCGTACTGGTAGCGGTGCTGGTCGTGCTGGCAGGGTGTGCTGGCCAGCCGACCGGTTCGATGGACGGGTCACCGGACGGGACGATGACCGAAGCGGGGGACGGCACGACGGGCGACGGCACCGTCCGGATGTACGTGAGCGACGAGCGCAACGCCATCGGACAGTTCGAACACCTCAACGTGACCATCACGGAGGTGCGTCTCCGACCGGCGGGGGAGGCGACTGCCGACGGGAACGTCTCCGGAGAGGCGAACGTCACCGGTGAACTCGACGCGAACGCATCGGCGACGAACGCGACGGTGACGAACGCGACAGCGGCGAACGCGACGGCGAATGCAACGGTGAACGCGAGCGCTGACGCCGACGGCGAGTGGCGGACCTACGCCGTCGAGGAGCGCACGGTGGACCTCACCGAACTCCAGGGCGAGAACGCGACGCGACTGGGGAACCTGACGGTGCCGACCGGGCAGTACGAAGGCGTCGCCGTCCGGATCAGCGACATCGAGGCGACGCTGAAGACGGGCGAGCGGGTGACGGTGAAACTCCCGAGCGACCGACTCCGCGTCAGACACGAATTCACCGTCGGCGCGACGGCGACGGACTTCGTCTTCGACATCACGGTGTTCGAGGCGGGCAAGAGCGGCAAGTACGTCCTGAAGCCCGTGGCGGGCGAGTCGGGCACCGACCAGCCCATCCGCCTCGTCAACGACGGGACGACCCGCGGTGGGAACGCATCGGTCGGAGCCGGAGCGAACGCGTCCGTCGGGACGAACGCGAACGCCACCGTGGGGACCAACGCGTCCACGGGAGTCTCGGTGAACGCAACGGGTGAGACTGCCTCGACTGTCGGGAACACGACCGCAGGCGGCGGGGTGAACGCGACCGTTGGGGCGAGAGCGAACGGCTGA
- a CDS encoding DUF7470 family protein has protein sequence MLGKLGTTGIAGVLLLVGGLAVIAYTAPIVALGMALVLVGLLLVAKGLMSGLLESFGMGGMFEF, from the coding sequence ATGCTCGGGAAACTCGGCACGACCGGCATCGCCGGTGTCCTGTTGCTCGTCGGCGGCCTCGCCGTCATCGCCTACACCGCACCCATCGTCGCCCTCGGGATGGCCCTCGTCCTCGTCGGCCTCCTGCTGGTCGCCAAGGGATTGATGAGCGGTCTCCTCGAATCGTTCGGGATGGGCGGGATGTTCGAGTTCTAA
- a CDS encoding nucleotidyltransferase domain-containing protein — MTYPAAVRTLCDRLPEDLPWAITASANLALRGLPVDPGDVDVVTDAEGVHRIADCFSDAVVRPLVPPEAAGSPTIRSHFGALSLDGCEVELMGDVEHRVDGEWVPAPDVGAVREFVTMGEYAVPVMPLDFEAFGYRARGDNERAALVAKHAEGAAAEARR, encoded by the coding sequence ATGACCTACCCTGCCGCGGTGCGGACGCTGTGCGACCGACTCCCCGAGGACCTCCCGTGGGCGATTACCGCCAGCGCGAACCTCGCGCTCCGCGGCCTCCCGGTCGACCCGGGCGACGTGGACGTCGTGACGGACGCCGAGGGTGTCCACCGTATCGCCGACTGCTTCTCCGACGCCGTCGTCAGACCGCTCGTGCCCCCCGAAGCGGCCGGTAGCCCGACCATCCGCTCGCACTTCGGCGCGCTGTCGCTCGACGGGTGCGAGGTGGAACTGATGGGCGACGTGGAACACCGCGTCGACGGCGAGTGGGTCCCCGCCCCCGACGTGGGGGCGGTCCGTGAGTTCGTCACGATGGGCGAGTACGCCGTACCCGTGATGCCACTCGACTTCGAGGCGTTCGGCTACCGCGCCCGGGGTGACAACGAACGGGCGGCACTCGTGGCGAAGCACGCCGAGGGTGCGGCCGCGGAGGCCCGACGATGA
- a CDS encoding GNAT family N-acetyltransferase: MTSATPLAADIRQASAADVPAIQRVARRSLADSCSFLGQSLLDRIVEEWYTDAAVNAAIERPDVTYVVACTPETPDGADEGGELVGYATAVQTTATEGAVPSLAVDPDHWGEGIGTALIERLITTLHRRGVSRVETTVFADSEVGVDFCESRGFERAGEREADLPEGSPSHREYVYTSDLSASAKP; encoded by the coding sequence ATGACATCCGCCACTCCTCTGGCCGCCGACATCAGGCAGGCGTCGGCGGCGGACGTCCCCGCGATTCAGCGGGTCGCCCGCCGGTCGCTCGCGGACTCGTGTTCGTTTCTCGGCCAGTCGCTGCTCGACCGCATCGTCGAGGAGTGGTACACGGACGCAGCGGTCAACGCCGCCATCGAACGTCCCGACGTGACCTACGTCGTCGCCTGCACGCCCGAGACTCCGGACGGTGCGGACGAGGGCGGCGAACTGGTCGGCTACGCGACGGCCGTCCAGACGACCGCCACCGAGGGCGCGGTCCCGTCGCTCGCGGTCGACCCCGACCACTGGGGGGAGGGCATCGGGACCGCGCTGATAGAACGGCTCATCACGACGCTCCACCGACGGGGGGTCAGCCGGGTCGAGACGACCGTCTTCGCGGACAGCGAGGTGGGCGTCGATTTCTGTGAGTCCCGTGGGTTCGAGCGCGCGGGAGAACGGGAGGCCGACCTCCCGGAGGGGTCGCCCAGCCACCGCGAGTACGTCTACACGAGCGACCTGTCCGCCAGTGCGAAGCCTTGA
- the rnz gene encoding ribonuclease Z, whose product MHVTFLGTSGAVPTTERNTSALMVRREGDRFLFDVGEGTQRQMMRFGTGFDVSHVFLTHLHGDHVLGLPGLCQTWDFNDREDTLAIHTPPGTRRDVEELLGATGARPGFPVRVNEVRPGDVALRGEEFEVRAFETQHRTSSVGYAIVEDDRKGRFDRERAEELGVPVGPKFSQLHRGESVELDDGTVIDPEQVVGAPRPGRRVIYTGDTRPVQATKDVSADADLLVHDATFASDHADRAPATGHSTAREAARVARDAGVKRLALTHISSRYPNPSPLQKEAREVFSGRCFVPDDGQELDVPFPDSE is encoded by the coding sequence ATGCACGTGACGTTCCTCGGGACCAGCGGGGCCGTCCCGACGACCGAGCGCAACACCTCCGCGCTGATGGTCCGCCGGGAGGGCGACCGGTTCCTCTTCGACGTCGGCGAGGGCACCCAGCGCCAGATGATGCGCTTCGGGACCGGCTTCGACGTCTCGCACGTCTTCCTCACGCACCTCCACGGCGACCACGTCCTCGGCCTCCCCGGCCTCTGTCAGACGTGGGACTTCAACGACCGCGAGGACACCCTCGCCATCCACACGCCCCCCGGGACCCGGCGGGACGTCGAGGAACTCCTCGGCGCGACGGGCGCGCGCCCCGGTTTCCCCGTCCGGGTCAACGAGGTCCGCCCCGGCGACGTCGCCCTGCGCGGCGAGGAGTTCGAGGTCCGGGCGTTCGAGACCCAGCACCGCACCTCCTCGGTGGGCTACGCCATCGTCGAGGACGACCGGAAGGGCCGCTTCGACCGGGAACGCGCCGAGGAACTCGGGGTGCCCGTCGGCCCGAAGTTCTCGCAACTCCACCGCGGGGAGTCCGTCGAACTGGACGACGGCACCGTAATCGACCCCGAACAGGTCGTCGGCGCCCCCCGGCCCGGCCGCCGGGTGATCTACACCGGCGATACGCGCCCCGTCCAGGCGACGAAGGACGTCTCGGCGGACGCGGACCTGCTCGTCCACGACGCGACGTTCGCCAGCGACCACGCCGACCGCGCGCCCGCGACGGGCCACTCCACCGCCCGCGAGGCGGCCCGCGTCGCCCGCGACGCCGGCGTGAAGCGACTCGCCCTCACGCACATCTCCTCGCGCTACCCGAACCCCTCGCCGTTGCAGAAGGAAGCCCGCGAGGTGTTCTCCGGGCGGTGTTTCGTCCCCGACGATGGGCAGGAACTCGACGTACCGTTCCCCGACTCGGAGTAG
- the rio1 gene encoding serine/threonine-protein kinase Rio1, whose translation MSGNREEYGLLDFENTDGVGDEWEEVDVSDTEADRIARKRDRKFLEFRKRLKDNEQFKVEESVFDDATFAAIYKLVQDGYIEAFGGPLSTGKEASVYEALGPEGTVAAKVYRISASDFKQMRDYLDGDPRFEGIGSDKAKVVLAWVRKEYANLKRAQAAGVRVPDPIAVERNVLLMEYIGVEDQRARRLAEVTIENPQTAFEVVREYTRRLYDAGLVHGDLSEYNIVVHDGELVVIDLGQAVTVHHPNARDFLERDCRNVAKFFARQGVEVTGDELLEYVTRADEEEGGE comes from the coding sequence ATGAGCGGGAACCGCGAGGAGTACGGCCTGCTGGACTTCGAGAACACCGACGGCGTCGGCGACGAGTGGGAGGAGGTCGACGTCTCGGACACCGAGGCCGACCGCATCGCCCGCAAGCGCGACCGGAAGTTCCTGGAGTTCCGCAAACGCCTGAAGGACAACGAGCAGTTCAAAGTCGAGGAGTCGGTGTTCGACGACGCCACCTTCGCGGCCATCTACAAACTCGTTCAGGACGGCTACATCGAGGCGTTCGGCGGCCCCCTCTCGACGGGCAAGGAGGCCTCGGTGTACGAGGCGCTCGGTCCCGAGGGCACCGTCGCCGCCAAGGTGTACCGCATCTCGGCGAGCGACTTCAAGCAGATGCGCGACTACCTCGACGGCGACCCGCGCTTCGAGGGCATCGGGAGCGACAAGGCGAAGGTCGTCCTCGCGTGGGTCCGCAAGGAGTACGCCAACCTCAAGCGCGCGCAGGCGGCCGGCGTGCGGGTCCCCGACCCCATCGCCGTCGAACGAAACGTCCTCCTCATGGAGTACATCGGCGTCGAGGACCAGCGCGCCCGCCGCCTCGCGGAGGTGACCATCGAGAACCCGCAGACGGCCTTCGAGGTGGTCCGCGAGTACACCCGCCGACTGTACGACGCCGGCCTCGTCCACGGCGACCTGAGCGAGTACAACATCGTCGTCCACGACGGCGAACTCGTCGTCATCGACCTCGGGCAGGCGGTGACCGTCCACCACCCCAACGCGCGCGACTTCCTCGAACGCGACTGCCGGAACGTGGCGAAGTTCTTCGCCCGGCAGGGCGTCGAGGTGACCGGCGACGAACTCCTCGAGTACGTCACGCGGGCCGACGAGGAGGAAGGGGGAGAGTGA
- a CDS encoding KH domain-containing protein, with protein sequence MQHVTIPQDRIGALIGEGGATMREIESRAEVRLDIDSETGSVAVETVGDPLTGLKGPDIVRAIGRGFKPEEALSLLDDDLRMFELVDLDAATRNRNDLRRQKGRLIGENGRTRQLMEELTGASVVIYGSTLGIIGGPEQVESVRSATEMILDGAPHGAVYSYLERRRSELNEGGLNYHEFTG encoded by the coding sequence ATGCAGCACGTGACGATTCCGCAGGACCGCATCGGCGCCCTCATCGGCGAAGGTGGGGCGACGATGCGCGAGATCGAGTCCCGTGCCGAGGTCCGCCTCGACATCGACTCGGAGACGGGGTCGGTCGCGGTCGAGACGGTCGGTGACCCCCTCACGGGCCTGAAGGGGCCGGACATCGTCCGGGCCATCGGTCGCGGGTTCAAGCCCGAGGAGGCGCTCTCCCTTCTCGACGACGACCTCCGGATGTTCGAACTCGTGGACCTCGACGCGGCGACGCGCAACCGCAACGACCTCCGTAGACAGAAGGGTCGGCTCATCGGCGAGAACGGCCGGACCCGACAGCTGATGGAGGAACTCACCGGCGCCTCGGTGGTCATCTACGGCTCGACGCTGGGCATCATCGGCGGCCCCGAACAGGTCGAGTCCGTCCGGAGCGCCACCGAGATGATTCTCGACGGCGCGCCCCACGGCGCGGTGTACTCCTATCTCGAACGCCGCCGCTCCGAGTTGAACGAGGGCGGTCTGAACTACCACGAGTTCACGGGGTAG
- the paaK gene encoding phenylacetate--CoA ligase PaaK, with protein MVWNDIETTSRDDLRQLQDKRLQDVVTRVYENVPFYADRLKEAGITPGDVTGVADLPAIPTTTKEDLRDHYPDGLFAVPDEQLRCIHASSGTTGKPKVVGYTRGDLDTWREVMARSLVAAGVTEDQTVQNAYGYGLFTGGLGVHHGCDELRATVVPIGGGQTHRQLEFLQDLGSETLTCTPSYALYLAERAEERGIDLKDLPLSTVVFGAEPCTDPMREAIEERLGVTGVDIYGLSEVIGPGVAIECAEAQDGLHVWEDQFYPEIIDPETEEVLPDGEEGELVLTTLTKEGMPVLRYRTGDMTTLYRDSCECGRTTVRMDNVTGRTDDLLVVRGVNLYPSEIEATILDIEGVEPQYRIDLHRAAELDEIEITVEQAADYDGDPEDLRDRVRKRLDSRLAFSPDDVRVVEPGGIERQETGKVKRVFDHRQ; from the coding sequence ATGGTCTGGAACGACATCGAGACGACCTCCCGGGACGACCTGCGCCAGTTGCAGGACAAGCGCCTGCAGGATGTCGTCACCCGCGTCTACGAGAACGTCCCCTTCTACGCCGACCGCCTGAAGGAGGCGGGCATCACCCCCGGCGACGTGACGGGGGTTGCCGACCTCCCCGCCATCCCGACGACGACGAAGGAGGACCTCAGGGACCACTACCCGGACGGCCTGTTCGCCGTCCCGGACGAACAGCTCCGGTGTATCCACGCCTCCTCCGGGACGACGGGCAAGCCGAAGGTGGTTGGCTACACCCGGGGCGACCTCGACACCTGGCGGGAGGTGATGGCCCGGTCACTCGTCGCCGCGGGCGTCACCGAGGACCAGACGGTCCAGAACGCCTACGGCTACGGCCTGTTCACCGGCGGTCTCGGCGTCCACCACGGCTGTGACGAACTGAGGGCGACGGTCGTCCCCATCGGCGGCGGGCAGACCCACCGCCAACTGGAGTTCCTGCAGGACCTCGGCAGCGAGACGCTCACCTGCACCCCCTCCTACGCGCTCTATCTCGCGGAACGGGCCGAGGAGCGCGGCATCGACCTGAAGGACCTCCCCCTCTCTACCGTCGTCTTCGGCGCGGAACCCTGTACGGACCCCATGCGCGAGGCCATCGAGGAGCGACTGGGCGTCACCGGCGTCGACATCTACGGCCTCTCGGAGGTCATCGGGCCGGGTGTCGCCATCGAGTGCGCCGAGGCGCAGGACGGCCTCCACGTCTGGGAGGACCAGTTCTACCCGGAGATCATCGACCCGGAGACCGAGGAGGTCCTCCCCGACGGCGAGGAGGGCGAACTCGTGTTGACGACGCTCACGAAGGAGGGGATGCCCGTCCTGCGCTACCGGACGGGCGACATGACGACGCTGTACCGCGACTCCTGCGAGTGCGGGCGCACCACCGTCCGCATGGACAACGTCACCGGGCGGACCGACGACCTCCTCGTCGTTCGGGGCGTGAACCTCTACCCGAGCGAGATCGAAGCCACGATTCTCGACATCGAGGGCGTCGAACCGCAGTACCGAATCGACCTCCACCGGGCCGCCGAACTCGACGAAATCGAGATAACCGTCGAACAGGCCGCCGACTACGACGGCGACCCCGAGGATCTGCGCGACCGGGTCCGAAAGCGACTGGACTCCCGTCTCGCGTTCAGCCCCGACGACGTTCGGGTGGTCGAACCGGGCGGCATCGAACGACAGGAGACGGGGAAGGTCAAGCGCGTCTTCGACCACCGGCAGTAA
- the trpS gene encoding tryptophan--tRNA ligase, whose protein sequence is MHDDTDTTTNEPTDSTTSAETSTDAPDEYERLVREFGADPLTDDQRGRFPDAPPLVRRGLAYAGRDLDRFLAAAERGERVSVVTGVGPSGPMHLGHTVAFSLAKYLQEAFGAFVYVPLSDDEKYCTREQSLAETRAYTRDNLRDVLAFGFDPDLTRIVVDTADADVLYPLATALAKDVTPATYEAVYGEARNVGESFYPAMQAAHLLLPEFVDGPHPTTVPIAVDQDPHVRLARDLAAKERFPVSKPGALLAKFLPALSGPGKMSSSDDVPRIDLTADRETVRDTIARHAYSGGRDSLDAHREHGGDPEVDVAFQYLRAQFEPDDEVLARLDREYRSGDLLTGELKDHAADRIARFLDAHRSRRPTDDELDAALEPYRLTREERDRALAAVGLGPDVRVNPTQEQG, encoded by the coding sequence ATGCACGACGACACCGACACGACCACGAACGAACCGACCGATTCGACCACCTCCGCCGAAACCTCCACGGACGCGCCCGACGAGTACGAACGACTCGTCCGCGAGTTCGGTGCCGACCCGCTGACCGACGACCAGCGGGGACGGTTCCCCGACGCGCCGCCACTCGTCCGGCGGGGCCTCGCCTACGCTGGGCGTGACCTCGACCGTTTCCTCGCGGCCGCAGAACGGGGCGAGCGCGTCTCCGTGGTCACGGGCGTCGGCCCCTCCGGGCCGATGCACCTCGGCCACACCGTCGCCTTCTCGCTGGCGAAGTACCTGCAGGAGGCCTTCGGCGCGTTCGTCTACGTCCCGCTCTCGGACGACGAGAAGTACTGCACCCGCGAGCAGTCGCTGGCAGAGACGCGAGCGTACACCCGCGACAACCTGCGGGACGTCCTCGCGTTCGGCTTCGACCCCGACCTGACGCGCATCGTCGTGGACACCGCCGACGCGGACGTCCTCTACCCCCTCGCGACGGCCCTCGCGAAGGACGTGACCCCCGCGACGTACGAGGCGGTGTACGGCGAGGCGCGGAACGTCGGGGAGTCGTTCTACCCGGCGATGCAGGCCGCCCACCTCCTCCTCCCCGAGTTCGTCGACGGTCCCCACCCGACGACGGTGCCCATCGCCGTCGATCAGGACCCGCACGTCCGCCTCGCCCGTGACCTCGCCGCCAAGGAGCGCTTCCCCGTCTCGAAACCGGGCGCACTGCTGGCGAAGTTCCTCCCGGCGCTCTCGGGACCGGGCAAGATGAGTTCCTCCGACGACGTCCCCCGCATCGACCTGACCGCCGACCGCGAGACGGTCCGAGACACCATCGCCCGCCACGCCTACTCCGGCGGGCGCGACAGCCTCGACGCGCACCGCGAACACGGTGGCGACCCCGAGGTGGACGTCGCCTTCCAGTACCTCCGTGCGCAGTTCGAACCCGACGACGAGGTGCTGGCACGACTCGACCGGGAGTACCGGTCGGGCGACCTGCTGACGGGCGAACTCAAGGACCACGCCGCCGACCGCATCGCCCGGTTCCTCGACGCCCACCGGTCGCGTCGTCCGACCGACGACGAACTGGACGCCGCCCTCGAACCGTACCGCCTCACCCGCGAGGAACGCGACCGGGCGCTGGCGGCGGTCGGCCTCGGCCCCGACGTGCGGGTGAACCCCACGCAGGAGCAAGGCTGA
- a CDS encoding DUF7344 domain-containing protein — translation MAADTYSDNDSTDTRRAFPDGPWADAEGFDVDRAFETLASAPRRAVLGHLAAVEWEDVDALVDRVAARLPADRETLAVALEHVHLPYLDAVGYVAYDHPWVEYAAPRELDALREAVENRSEAGSVSEDALDVICGLLADPLRRGTLLALDRHGTLNVRDVAAHVAVDHPELTADDVALRLHHIHLPRLADAGAIEYDPETTLATPVLPE, via the coding sequence ATGGCCGCAGACACCTACAGTGACAACGACAGCACCGACACGAGGCGAGCGTTCCCGGACGGCCCGTGGGCCGACGCCGAGGGCTTCGACGTCGACCGGGCGTTCGAGACGCTCGCCAGTGCCCCCCGGCGGGCCGTCCTCGGTCACCTCGCCGCGGTCGAGTGGGAGGACGTCGACGCACTCGTCGACCGCGTCGCCGCCCGCCTCCCGGCCGACCGGGAGACGCTCGCCGTCGCCCTCGAACACGTCCACCTGCCCTACCTCGACGCGGTCGGCTACGTCGCGTACGACCACCCGTGGGTGGAGTACGCCGCGCCCCGCGAACTCGACGCCCTCCGCGAAGCCGTCGAGAACCGGAGCGAGGCGGGAAGCGTCTCCGAGGACGCCCTCGACGTCATCTGTGGCCTCCTCGCGGACCCGCTTCGCCGCGGGACCCTGCTCGCACTCGACCGCCACGGGACGCTCAACGTCCGCGACGTCGCGGCCCACGTCGCCGTCGACCACCCCGAGCTGACGGCCGACGACGTCGCGCTCAGACTCCACCACATCCACCTCCCACGCCTCGCGGACGCCGGCGCCATCGAGTACGACCCCGAGACGACCCTCGCCACGCCGGTCCTCCCCGAGTAG